The Campylobacter sp. CNRCH_2014_0184h region ATGTAGCTTTGGCTTTTGATAGTGTAAATAAAACTATCATGCAAGAAGTGGAGTATGGGTGGCTTTGGCGTCATATGCACGGTGTGGCTGCTTCGGTTGTATTTTTAATCATATATATCCATATGTTAACAGGAATTTATTATGGCTCTTATAAAAGAGGCCGCGAAATGATTTGGATTAGTGGTATGCTTTTATTTGTTGTATTTTCAGCAGAAGCATTTAGTGGATATATGTTACCTTGGGGGCAAATGAGTTTTTGGGCTGCTCAAGTTATTACTCAGCTTTTTGGTGGAATTCCTTTTATAGGTGATGCGTTGGTTATTTGGATAAGAGGAGATTTTGCAGTTTCAGATCCAACTTTAACTAGATTTTTTATGTTACATGTATGTTTATTGCCTATTGTGATTTTAGCAATTATTGCATTCCACTTTTATTCTTTAAGAATTCCTCATGTTAATAATGAAATTTCAGAAGAGATTGATTTTGATTTAGAAGCTGAAAAATATTTAGCAGGTGATACAAAAGGTTCTAAAGTTATTCCTTTTTGGCCAGGATTTTTAGCTAAAGATTTTATGTATATTGCGCTATTTATGATTTTCTTCTTTTACTTGGTATGTTTTAAATTCAATTTTGCAATGGATCCAATCAACTTTGACCCAGCAAATTCTTTAAAAACACCTCCTCATATTTATCCTGAATGGTATTTCTTATGGAGTTATGAAGTTTTAAGAGGATTTTTCTTTGATGTTGGAAGCATTAAAGCTTTTGATATAGGACTTGCAGCATTTGGTATAGCACAAATTATTTTCTTCTTATTACCTTGGCTTGATAGAAGTGATGTTGTAAAACCAGCACATGAAAGACCAATGTTTTTTGTATGGTTTTGGGTATTATTGATAGATTTAATTGTACTAACAGTTTATGGAAAACTTCCTCCAACAGGAATTAATGCTTGGATAGGATTTTATGCTTCTATGGTATTTTTACTATTATTGCTAGTAGTCTTGCCAATTATTACTATCATGGAAAGAAAAAGGGGCTAATAATGAGAGAATTAAAAATATTTTTTGTAGTTGTCTTTTTCACAGGTTTAGTTTATTGGGGGGTTGAGCCTTACGCGCATTCAGTGATGAATCCTCCTTCAACTCCAGTTAATTTTGACTTTGCAAAAGCTGATGCAGAATTTACCAAAGGTGAAGTTGCTTTAAAAGAAAAAGCAGCAGTGGATGCTAATGCTTCAGGAAGTGAAAAAGCTATAGCTAATGCTCAAAAAGCATTAGAACTTGCAAAAAGCCAAGAAGAAGCTACTAAGCAATTGTGGGAAAAAATCGCAAAAATCGATTTTAGCAAAGGTAATGCACAAAAAGGAAAAGAACTTTTTGAAGGAAATTGTATTGCATGTCATGGTGTGAAAGCTGTCGGAATTCCTGCTACTATTACAGATTCTTCTTTGGGTGTAACACCTCCTGATTTAAGTGATGCGGGTGCTATCTATGATGAGAAATTTTTAGCAGCATTGATTGTTGATCCAGTTAAAGCTTTACAAATTTCACATAAATTCAATGATGAAAATCCATTCTTAATGCCTGCTTATCCTTTAAGTGGCGATGAAGCACAAGATAATCAAGATTTAGCAGACTTAATTGCATTCTTTAAAAATACAGCTAGTGAATATGAAAAAGAATTTGATGCAAAATTAAAAGCTGATTTAGAAGAAAAATATGCTAAAAATCAAGAGCTTTCAGAGCAAGCAAAAACAGCTTTAATTGCAAAAGAATTTGATTTTGCTAAAAACAAACATACATTTGAAAATGCTTGTGGAAGATGCCATGATGTAAAATATGATGGCTTTGTTTCAAGCTCAAATATGAGTGATTTAAAAAATTATCTTGGTATGACACCTCCAGATTTATCTATGATGATTCGTTCTAAAGGTGCACATTATCTTGAAATCTTCATCAATGAACCTCAAAAGAAAATTCATGGAACTGCTATGCCAAGAGTTGGTTTGAATGAAAAAGCACAAACTCAAGTTATTAATTATCTTGAAAAAGTTGGTGATAGTAAAAAAGAAGAAAGAGAGCAAACAGGAATTTATATCATGATATTCTTTGCTATCTTAAGTATTTTTGCTATAGGCTGGAAAAGATCAGTTTGGTCTAAACTACACTAATTTACCCAAAGAACGCCTTGTGGCGTTCTTTTTCTTCAATAATAAGCTAAATATAAAATAAAATTTGATATAATATTCTTTCATTTCACACGCATTAATTTCCTTATTAGGTTGCTTATGGGTTAAAGAATGCGGAGGAATAAACCTAATTATTTTATTTCAAGGAGAATTTCATGGTAAGCATGAGAGATTTATTAGAGTGTGGTGTACACTTT contains the following coding sequences:
- a CDS encoding c-type cytochrome, producing the protein MRELKIFFVVVFFTGLVYWGVEPYAHSVMNPPSTPVNFDFAKADAEFTKGEVALKEKAAVDANASGSEKAIANAQKALELAKSQEEATKQLWEKIAKIDFSKGNAQKGKELFEGNCIACHGVKAVGIPATITDSSLGVTPPDLSDAGAIYDEKFLAALIVDPVKALQISHKFNDENPFLMPAYPLSGDEAQDNQDLADLIAFFKNTASEYEKEFDAKLKADLEEKYAKNQELSEQAKTALIAKEFDFAKNKHTFENACGRCHDVKYDGFVSSSNMSDLKNYLGMTPPDLSMMIRSKGAHYLEIFINEPQKKIHGTAMPRVGLNEKAQTQVINYLEKVGDSKKEEREQTGIYIMIFFAILSIFAIGWKRSVWSKLH
- a CDS encoding ubiquinol cytochrome c oxidoreductase, cytochrome b subunit, with translation MAQIKKANGIVDWLDQRLAVNKLFNVLMAQYWIPKQINFLWAMGVILTTLFAILFISGLFLVMYYKPDVALAFDSVNKTIMQEVEYGWLWRHMHGVAASVVFLIIYIHMLTGIYYGSYKRGREMIWISGMLLFVVFSAEAFSGYMLPWGQMSFWAAQVITQLFGGIPFIGDALVIWIRGDFAVSDPTLTRFFMLHVCLLPIVILAIIAFHFYSLRIPHVNNEISEEIDFDLEAEKYLAGDTKGSKVIPFWPGFLAKDFMYIALFMIFFFYLVCFKFNFAMDPINFDPANSLKTPPHIYPEWYFLWSYEVLRGFFFDVGSIKAFDIGLAAFGIAQIIFFLLPWLDRSDVVKPAHERPMFFVWFWVLLIDLIVLTVYGKLPPTGINAWIGFYASMVFLLLLLVVLPIITIMERKRG